The DNA region CAATATCAACTGCCTGGAGGATGCGCCGCCGATCGATCGGTCGACCATCAAGCACTGGGACGGGGCGAACATCTGACTCTCGAGCGAGAAAGCGCATTGACATCCCCATGCGCTGCCCCTAGTTACACCGGCGCTCGCCCAGATGGCGGAATTGGTAGACGCGCACGGTTCAGGTCCGTGTGCCGCAAGGCGTGGAAGTTCGAGTCTTCTTCTGGGCACCAAAACTCTCGAAAAGCCGTGCGACCCTTGGGTTGCGCGGCTTTCGTGTTTCTGGCCCGCTTTTCCAGTTCCGACTTCGGTCCCCGGGCTCAGAGGTAGAACAGCCCCTCTCCATCCCACTTGCAGAACCGATCTAGGCGTGATCGGCTGGAGCAAATGGGAGGGCAACATGCCAACGTCAGTCGGATGGTCGAAGTCGCAGGTGGTGCTGCACTGGACAACGGTGGCCCTGGTCATCTTTCAGTTGTTCATCGGGGATGCCATGAGCGCGGCCTGGCAGGCGCGCCAGGAGGGTGGACCCGTCGAGATGAACCTCGGCGCGATCCTGCACATCATTGCCGGGGTGAGCGTTCTGCTGATCATGCTTTACCGGCTCTACCTCCGGCGCACGCACGGCCACCCGCCGCGTCCCGAAAACCAACCGAAGTGGGCCGCGACGCTTGGGGCGATCACCCACGGCGCGCTCTACCTGCTGCTCCTGGCCATGCCGCTCAGCGGCGCTGTGGCCTGGTTCTTCGGTGTCGAAGGCGCCGCTAACGTGCATGAAGGCCCGCTCCGCATCGCGTTGATTGCGGTGGTCCTGCTGCACGCAGCCGGCGCGCTCGTCGAGCACTTCGTCTTCCAGAGTCCCTCGCTCAAACGCATGCTAAAACCCGAGTCCTAACACCGGCGTCGGCAACTCCAGGCTTGTATCACAACCCCCACCCGACCTCCCCCTCATGAGGGGGAGGAGAAGAGTGTTCCGTGCACGTAACCGAGTGGAGCCCTCCCTCCCCTCATCGAGGGAGGTTAGGTGGGGTCTCTACCCGCCAAATCTATTCACTTATCCCCATCCCCAAAACCTCAGCTACACTCCCCTTCACTCCCCCGCAGGAGCGGCGCTGCAGCGACCAGACAGGCGGGTGGAACCACGGGACTTCGGGGAGATCGCCCCCGGAGTGGGTCCGAGCGGTGTTGGTCGGATATACGCCTCTCCCTGCCTGCTTTGGGGAGACGCAACACCAGCTGGTCCGGCAAATCCCGGCTAACCCCGAGGCGAAGTCGTCTCACCTATTACTAATCCCAAGAGGCGGTTTCGCCTCGGGGTCCGCTCCACTTCGCGCAACCGACGGATCACGCCCGGCGGAGCTTGACCGTGCCCGCCTTTCCAACGCCCCTTTGCTGTGCCAAGAGGATAGAAACGACGCCAAGAGATGAGCACCTGATGACCGTTCGACTGCACCGTGGCGACCTGCCCGACCTGTCCCGCTATGGCCGCGAAGTAGCCATCGACACCGAGACCATGGGGCTCAACCCACATCGCGATCGGCTCTGCGTCGTCCAGCTCTCAGCCGGCGACGGCAGCGCCGACGTTGTGCAGATCCCCCAAGACGCGACCGAGGCGCCGAACCTCGTCAGGCTCCTTGCCGACCCCGACGTCACCAAGATTTTCCACTATGGCCGTTTTGATATTGCCGTGCTCCGGCATCGGTTTGGCGTGGTGACCGGGCCGATCTACTGCACCAAGATCGCCTCCAAGCTGGTGCGCACCTATACCGATCGTCACGGGCTTAAGGACCTGGTGCGCGAATTGCTCAATGTCGACATGAGCAAGCAGCAGCAGAGCTCGGACTGGGGCCAGGACAAGCTCTCCGACGCCCAGCTCGATTATGCCGCCTCCGATGTCCGCTATCTCCACGACCTCAAGCGCCATCTCGATCGCATGCTGCGCCGGGAAAACCGCATGGAGATCGCTCAGGCTTGTTTCGAGTTCCTCAAGACACGCTGCGAGCTTGATCTGCTCGGCTGGGATGAAAACGACATCTTTGCCCATAGCTGACGGGAAGGAAACAGCGGACGTGGCGACCGATCTTCACGCCGATGCGGCCCAGCGACAGGCGACCTATCAGCGCCTTGCCGCCCGCAACAAGGTGGTGTCGGCGCTGCGTTGGGCCGTGCCCACTCTGGGCGTGCTGACCCTGGTTGGCCTTATCGGGCAAATCTATCTGTCGAGCCTGGGCAATCGCTTCAGCATCGGCCAGGTCAGCGTCACGCGCGAAGCCATCTCCATTGCGGCGCCCGAATATGCAGGCGTGCTGCCCGATGGTTCGACCTACCGCGTCTGGGCGGATACGGCGGAGGCTGCAACGGGGGCCACCAATCTGATCGGGCTGACCGACGCTGCCCTGACGATGAACCGCTCGACCGGCATCACCATGCAGGTCAACGCGCCCCAGGCGATGCTGGACACCACTAGTGAGCGCGTCATCATCGAGGACATTGCCTATGTCGAGGACTCCACTGGTACAGCGGGTACAGTCCACGACTCGGTGTTCGACTACGCCACGCAAACCCTAACGGGTGAGGGTGACGTGGAAATCGACTATGCGGACGGCACGCAGCTCGTCGCCCGCGGCATGACTTATGACGCCGAGGGCCTGATCTGGACATTTTCCAATGCCAAGGTCACCCTACCCTCGACGCCCGGAGCCGATCCTTGATGCGCACTGCCTTCCTCCTCGCACTGTTTCTGGGCTTTGTGACCGTGCCTGCGAGTGCGCAACAGCCGGTGGAGATCACCGCTGACCTCTTCACCGTCGACGAGAACTCGAGCGAGGCGGTGTTCACCGGCAATGTGGTGGTGATCCACCCCACAGTAACGGTCTGGGCGCCCAAGGTCGTGGCGATCTATGGCGACGGCGGCACTTCGGACATCGAGAGCTTCGTCGCCTCGGGCGGTGATGTGAAGCTGCAAACCAGCGATCAAACCGCG from Devosia sp. RR2S18 includes:
- a CDS encoding cytochrome b, encoding MIGWSKWEGNMPTSVGWSKSQVVLHWTTVALVIFQLFIGDAMSAAWQARQEGGPVEMNLGAILHIIAGVSVLLIMLYRLYLRRTHGHPPRPENQPKWAATLGAITHGALYLLLLAMPLSGAVAWFFGVEGAANVHEGPLRIALIAVVLLHAAGALVEHFVFQSPSLKRMLKPES
- a CDS encoding ribonuclease D: MTVRLHRGDLPDLSRYGREVAIDTETMGLNPHRDRLCVVQLSAGDGSADVVQIPQDATEAPNLVRLLADPDVTKIFHYGRFDIAVLRHRFGVVTGPIYCTKIASKLVRTYTDRHGLKDLVRELLNVDMSKQQQSSDWGQDKLSDAQLDYAASDVRYLHDLKRHLDRMLRRENRMEIAQACFEFLKTRCELDLLGWDENDIFAHS
- a CDS encoding LptA/OstA family protein, which produces MRTAFLLALFLGFVTVPASAQQPVEITADLFTVDENSSEAVFTGNVVVIHPTVTVWAPKVVAIYGDGGTSDIESFVASGGDVKLQTSDQTATGEQAIFTPGDQLLRLTGNVLVTNASGTVAAPELVVNLETNVSTFTGNQGGRVTGVFTSQ